One segment of Alistipes finegoldii DSM 17242 DNA contains the following:
- a CDS encoding SusD/RagB family nutrient-binding outer membrane lipoprotein, whose translation MNIINRLLFGAVALAALSCTGNFETYNRNPDQPSTIDRDVWDYIKSMQYNVIPTVKNQYQIVENVSGGAYGRYFAYAKSTDAGWNTGMFAFYRIANDWANPPYEVPMTNIYSNWRAIKAELEEPEDDYRMALAQIIRVAAMQRVTDIQGPIPYRTMENNDDLTAPYQSQEAVYGFMLEDLDHAVNVLETCITLAGTDVVAEAASADYVYNGNLAKWIRFANSLKLRLAMRISNVSPDAERYAEEAVAHPYGVIESNADNASLDVSQTNDQNPLRWLVEDYSDVHAAAEIVTYMKSFDDPRLSKYFNPAVRDSEYHGSRVGAYSSSQWKDYYSLPKTNALDRLMWMNAAEVAFLKAEMAVNGWDVTGDAKTLYEEGIRLSFEQYQAENYTSYIAGTAAPTAYSDPRRANNYTPGTAYSVTVAWDGALSAEKQREKIITQKWIALYPLGTEAWAEQRRTGYPRFYPTPTSTNASNEPNLPTEGASRIPFAPNEQTRNADNYDAAVALLGAGGDKFGTRLWWDVKTDKPAW comes from the coding sequence ATGAACATCATAAACAGACTGTTGTTCGGCGCCGTCGCCTTGGCGGCATTGTCCTGCACGGGCAATTTCGAAACCTACAACCGGAACCCCGACCAGCCGAGCACGATAGACCGCGACGTCTGGGACTACATCAAAAGCATGCAGTACAACGTGATTCCCACCGTCAAGAACCAATATCAGATCGTGGAAAACGTGTCGGGAGGCGCCTACGGCCGCTACTTCGCCTACGCCAAATCGACCGATGCGGGATGGAACACCGGCATGTTCGCCTTTTACCGAATCGCCAACGACTGGGCCAATCCTCCCTACGAGGTACCCATGACCAACATTTACAGCAACTGGCGGGCCATCAAGGCCGAACTCGAAGAGCCGGAAGACGACTACCGCATGGCGCTCGCCCAGATCATCCGCGTGGCAGCCATGCAGCGCGTCACCGACATTCAGGGGCCCATTCCCTACCGCACGATGGAGAACAACGACGACCTGACCGCTCCCTACCAGTCGCAGGAGGCCGTCTACGGCTTCATGCTCGAAGACCTCGACCATGCGGTGAACGTGCTGGAGACCTGCATCACCCTCGCCGGAACGGACGTGGTCGCAGAAGCCGCGTCGGCGGATTACGTCTACAACGGCAACCTCGCCAAATGGATCCGGTTCGCCAATTCGCTCAAGCTCCGTCTGGCCATGCGCATCTCGAACGTGTCGCCCGATGCCGAACGATATGCCGAAGAGGCCGTCGCGCACCCCTACGGCGTGATCGAATCGAACGCGGACAACGCCTCGCTCGACGTCTCCCAGACCAACGACCAGAATCCGCTCCGCTGGCTGGTCGAGGATTACAGCGACGTGCATGCGGCGGCCGAGATCGTCACCTACATGAAGAGCTTCGACGACCCGCGCCTCTCCAAATATTTCAACCCTGCGGTCCGGGACAGCGAGTACCACGGCTCGCGCGTAGGCGCCTACTCCTCCAGCCAGTGGAAGGACTACTATTCGCTTCCGAAAACCAACGCCCTCGACCGGCTCATGTGGATGAACGCCGCCGAAGTGGCCTTCCTGAAGGCCGAAATGGCCGTCAACGGATGGGACGTGACGGGCGACGCCAAGACGCTCTACGAAGAGGGCATCCGCCTTTCGTTCGAGCAGTATCAGGCCGAAAACTACACGTCCTACATCGCCGGCACGGCCGCGCCGACCGCCTATTCCGATCCGCGCAGGGCCAACAACTATACGCCGGGCACGGCCTACAGCGTCACCGTCGCATGGGACGGCGCCCTTTCGGCGGAAAAGCAGCGCGAGAAGATCATCACCCAGAAATGGATCGCCCTCTATCCGCTCGGAACGGAGGCGTGGGCCGAGCAGCGCCGCACGGGATACCCGCGGTTCTACCCCACGCCCACCAGCACCAACGCCTCGAACGAGCCTAACCTGCCGACCGAAGGCGCTTCGCGAATCCCCTTCGCCCCGAACGAACAGACGCGCAACGCCGACAACTACGACGCGGCGGTGGCCCTGCTGGGCGCCGGCGGCGACAAGTTCGGAACCCGGCTGTGGTGGGACGTCAAAACAGACAAACCCGCTTGGTAG